In one Gammaproteobacteria bacterium genomic region, the following are encoded:
- a CDS encoding TonB-dependent receptor — MKLKIFVVVITATLASIVCTSTSLAQESEARVLEEVIVIATKRAENLQDVPISVVAMSGETVKDMAVTRAEDFTADMPAITVAQNPIGNFIFIRGIGTAGANQGIEQSVSMFHDGVYMGRHQLTRAPFMDLERVEVLRGPQSVLFGKNTIGGAVHVIAAKPTDNFEALLSGLYSWDDGEQELTAVVSGPLSDRVRGRLAYRGYELDGYLTNVVNKQDGPQRDDQTIRATLAFDASDTVTLTAKYETSEFKQQQQSTQLRITNPFTPGSMAISGLNQALVAAATGGNGVETLDNERAVDNDGGVLLGQVVPTFAGLPGFPSLPEFSDNEMSVGTVTLDWALGEHTLTAITGFAEYEYRDVCDCDFAAIPLIEVDAREDYNQFSQEIRITSPTSDVFDYIAGFYYHDSDLEYTSTEAFGSTIAFQQVGVPTPLLVPNLTRAYGMNQTQEMWSVFGSGTWYLSDISRITAGLRYLDEDKVADHFLNKRLTAGWDYSGLLTLPPGSITVGDTAADYDAFLAGFGTTDIGGGITPGFLTEAVYAGLLGTFEHDIRDRKRSESDLMWSLTYERDLNDSVLGYASVSTGTKGGGFDGRFLRTNDNPFFEYDEETATNFELGIKSRLLDGAMSFNATLFQTVVEDYQVSIFDGATAFFVQNAAEIQTNGLEMDLKWAATDHLTMGFAGTLLNAEYEEFPNAPCWAGSDANNRGDCIGRGTPTAFRNAAGGTNIFSPELAFNLNFDYRRPVTSRLEGRAVLNINYSDDYLVASDLDEIYALQDSFTKLDLRLSLGDYDGLWDVALLGKNLTDEFISASSNDQPLVAGNGFAQTDRLRSWALQFTYRWY, encoded by the coding sequence ATGAAACTGAAAATCTTTGTTGTCGTGATTACTGCAACACTCGCCAGTATTGTGTGCACCTCCACTTCCCTGGCTCAGGAAAGCGAAGCCCGGGTTTTGGAAGAGGTCATTGTGATCGCGACCAAGCGCGCCGAAAACCTTCAGGATGTACCCATTTCAGTGGTTGCCATGAGCGGTGAAACCGTGAAAGACATGGCCGTCACACGGGCGGAAGATTTTACCGCCGACATGCCGGCCATCACCGTGGCCCAGAATCCCATTGGCAACTTTATTTTCATCCGCGGCATCGGAACTGCGGGAGCCAACCAGGGTATCGAACAATCGGTATCTATGTTTCACGACGGCGTGTATATGGGCAGACATCAGTTAACCCGTGCGCCGTTTATGGATCTGGAACGCGTGGAGGTGTTACGCGGACCGCAATCGGTTTTATTCGGTAAAAACACCATTGGCGGTGCGGTACATGTGATCGCCGCCAAACCAACGGATAATTTCGAGGCTTTACTCAGTGGCTTGTACAGTTGGGACGACGGCGAACAGGAACTCACCGCCGTAGTTTCAGGACCCTTGTCCGACCGGGTACGCGGGCGACTCGCCTATCGCGGTTATGAACTGGATGGCTATCTGACTAATGTGGTCAATAAACAGGATGGTCCACAGCGTGATGATCAAACCATTCGGGCGACCCTGGCTTTTGATGCAAGCGACACGGTCACACTGACGGCAAAATATGAAACCAGTGAATTCAAACAACAACAACAGTCCACACAACTGCGTATTACGAATCCCTTTACTCCTGGTTCTATGGCGATCAGTGGTCTTAACCAGGCCTTGGTTGCAGCCGCTACCGGCGGTAACGGGGTTGAAACCCTGGATAACGAACGCGCTGTCGATAACGACGGTGGTGTTTTACTCGGTCAGGTTGTACCGACCTTTGCCGGTTTACCCGGCTTCCCCAGCCTGCCGGAGTTCAGTGATAATGAAATGAGTGTGGGTACCGTTACCCTGGACTGGGCACTTGGCGAGCACACCCTTACCGCGATTACCGGTTTTGCTGAATACGAATATCGCGATGTGTGCGACTGTGATTTTGCTGCAATTCCCCTGATCGAAGTGGATGCCAGGGAAGACTACAACCAATTCAGTCAAGAGATACGCATAACCTCACCGACCAGTGATGTGTTTGATTACATCGCGGGTTTCTATTATCACGACAGCGATCTCGAATACACCTCAACCGAAGCCTTTGGTTCAACCATTGCGTTTCAACAAGTGGGTGTGCCAACCCCCTTGCTGGTACCGAACCTGACCCGTGCCTATGGCATGAACCAAACCCAGGAGATGTGGTCGGTATTCGGTTCGGGCACCTGGTACTTATCCGATATCTCACGCATCACGGCGGGCCTGCGCTATCTGGACGAAGATAAAGTTGCCGATCACTTTTTGAATAAACGCCTTACCGCCGGCTGGGACTACAGTGGCTTACTCACCCTGCCGCCAGGCAGCATTACCGTGGGCGACACAGCGGCAGACTATGACGCCTTTTTAGCCGGTTTCGGTACCACCGACATTGGTGGTGGCATCACACCCGGCTTTTTGACCGAAGCCGTTTACGCTGGATTATTGGGAACCTTTGAACACGATATTCGCGACCGCAAACGCTCGGAAAGTGACTTGATGTGGTCGCTAACCTATGAACGCGATCTCAATGACAGTGTGCTGGGATATGCAAGCGTTTCCACCGGTACCAAAGGCGGTGGTTTTGACGGCCGCTTCTTACGCACCAACGACAATCCGTTCTTTGAGTACGATGAAGAAACAGCAACGAATTTCGAATTGGGTATCAAAAGTCGCTTACTCGATGGCGCCATGTCATTCAATGCAACCTTATTCCAAACCGTGGTCGAAGATTATCAAGTGAGTATTTTTGATGGCGCAACGGCCTTTTTTGTGCAAAACGCGGCCGAGATCCAGACCAACGGCCTGGAAATGGACCTCAAATGGGCTGCAACGGATCACCTGACCATGGGATTTGCCGGCACATTACTGAATGCGGAATACGAAGAGTTCCCGAATGCGCCGTGTTGGGCTGGCAGTGATGCCAATAACCGTGGTGATTGTATTGGTCGTGGTACGCCTACAGCATTTCGTAATGCCGCGGGAGGCACCAACATCTTCTCTCCCGAACTCGCCTTCAACCTGAATTTTGATTACCGCAGACCCGTCACCAGCCGTCTCGAAGGCCGTGCGGTTCTTAACATTAATTATTCTGACGACTACCTGGTCGCTTCTGATCTGGATGAAATATACGCTTTACAAGACAGCTTCACCAAACTGGATCTGCGCTTGAGTCTTGGTGACTACGATGGCTTGTGGGATGTTGCCCTGCTGGGCAAGAACCTGACCGATGAATTTATCAGTGCCAGCAGTAATGACCAACCTTTGGTGGCCGGTAACGGCTTTGCCCAAACCGATCGTTTACGCTCCTGGGCATTACAATTCACCTATCGCTGGTATTGA
- a CDS encoding DUF1499 domain-containing protein — MKTAFIWLGRLAAFLGLSAFIFLLLQGPGYQAGWWDIGTSFRGNFPKIVIAGGLAILLGTLAFIGPRFIKEPSVKLGLIGVIAGLSAAIVPISIKKTAESVPPIHDITTDTRNPPAFVDMLELRKDAPNPASYDPAIAQQQLDAYPDLQTLELSASNTDVFSAALKVVDSFGWDNVSSDVKTGRIEATDTTTWYGFKDDVVIRIQASGAQTLVDVRSKSRLGKSDLGANAKRIRKFLDALQSRVN; from the coding sequence ATGAAAACTGCATTTATCTGGCTTGGACGACTCGCTGCTTTTTTAGGGCTGTCGGCCTTTATTTTTTTGCTCCTGCAAGGTCCGGGCTATCAGGCGGGCTGGTGGGATATTGGCACCTCGTTTCGTGGGAATTTCCCGAAAATTGTAATCGCTGGCGGCTTGGCGATCTTACTGGGTACCCTGGCTTTCATTGGTCCACGTTTCATTAAAGAACCCTCGGTAAAGCTCGGGCTTATCGGGGTCATCGCGGGTTTATCCGCGGCCATTGTGCCGATCAGTATCAAAAAGACCGCCGAAAGCGTGCCACCCATTCACGACATCACCACCGACACTCGCAATCCGCCGGCTTTTGTGGACATGCTCGAGTTACGTAAAGACGCGCCCAATCCGGCAAGCTACGATCCCGCCATTGCGCAACAGCAACTGGATGCGTATCCGGATTTGCAAACCCTTGAATTGTCGGCATCAAATACGGATGTTTTTTCTGCGGCCCTGAAAGTTGTGGACTCTTTCGGCTGGGATAATGTTTCCAGTGACGTGAAGACCGGACGTATTGAAGCGACCGACACCACGACCTGGTATGGATTCAAGGATGACGTAGTCATTCGTATTCAAGCGTCAGGAGCTCAAACCCTGGTTGATGTACGTTCCAAATCTCGTTTGGGCAAAAGTGACCTGGGTGCCAACGCAAAACGCATCCGGAAATTTCTGGATGCGTTGCAGTCTAGAGTGAATTAA
- a CDS encoding choline dehydrogenase, whose translation MEKTLIFDYVIIGAGSAGCVLANRLSADPNTSVCLLEAGAKDNSTFIHTPAGTVTMMRGTPLMGGKYNWQFHTTPQAGLNGRRGYQPRGKTLGGSSSINAMIYIRGHQSDYDDWEKLGNPGWGFSDVLPYFKRSEHNERIQNELHGQNGELNVSDSFSNNPVHELFIEAGIEQGHVQNDDFNGHTQEGVGRYQMTQINGSRCSTAVAFLKPVSERPNLTVLTDARACKILMQGKRATGVELRHKNTTLQIDANKEVLLAAGAFQSPQLLMLSGIGAVDNLQPHGIELVHELPGVGANLVDHPDYTSVHKSANKQTIGISASGTLDVLKAMNQYRKDRTGLLSSNYAESGGFLKTDPDLARPDIQLHFVAGIVDDHGRKLHLGHGISCHSCVLRPKSRGSVTLASSDPMADPVIDLNFLGEEDDLNVLLKGYKITREILHSKALHGTTGKEVYTKGSMSDDELAYWMRQRADTVYHPVSSCRMGNSDMDVVDAKLRVHGVENLRVVDASIMPTLIGGNTNAPSIMIAEKAADMILSHQ comes from the coding sequence TTGGAGAAAACATTGATATTTGACTACGTGATCATTGGTGCAGGTTCCGCCGGTTGTGTCTTGGCAAATCGATTGAGCGCCGACCCGAATACCAGCGTGTGTTTGCTAGAAGCCGGTGCCAAAGATAATTCCACCTTTATACACACCCCTGCGGGCACGGTCACGATGATGCGTGGTACGCCTTTGATGGGTGGAAAATATAACTGGCAATTCCATACCACGCCGCAAGCCGGGTTAAACGGTCGGCGTGGCTATCAACCGCGCGGCAAAACCCTGGGTGGCAGCAGTTCGATCAATGCCATGATCTACATTCGCGGTCATCAGTCTGATTATGACGACTGGGAAAAGCTCGGCAATCCGGGCTGGGGATTCAGTGATGTACTGCCCTATTTCAAACGCTCGGAACACAACGAACGCATACAGAATGAATTACATGGTCAAAATGGCGAGCTCAATGTGAGTGACAGTTTCAGCAATAATCCGGTGCATGAATTGTTCATTGAGGCCGGGATTGAACAAGGCCATGTGCAAAACGATGACTTCAATGGCCACACCCAGGAAGGTGTTGGGCGCTACCAGATGACCCAGATCAATGGCAGTCGTTGTAGCACGGCTGTTGCTTTTTTAAAACCGGTCAGCGAGCGACCAAACCTGACGGTATTGACTGATGCTAGAGCGTGCAAAATCCTGATGCAAGGCAAACGGGCCACCGGCGTTGAGCTGCGCCATAAAAACACGACACTGCAAATTGATGCCAACAAAGAAGTGCTGCTAGCAGCTGGCGCTTTTCAATCTCCACAATTATTGATGCTTTCGGGAATTGGAGCGGTAGATAACTTACAGCCTCACGGCATCGAACTGGTGCATGAGTTGCCCGGGGTTGGTGCCAATTTGGTTGACCATCCGGATTACACCTCGGTACACAAGTCGGCCAATAAGCAAACCATCGGTATCTCCGCTTCCGGGACTCTCGATGTGCTCAAGGCCATGAACCAGTATCGTAAAGATCGTACCGGATTGCTCAGCAGTAATTACGCGGAATCTGGTGGTTTTTTGAAAACCGATCCAGACTTGGCGAGACCTGATATCCAACTGCATTTTGTGGCCGGAATCGTGGATGATCACGGACGCAAATTACACCTGGGTCACGGAATCAGTTGCCATAGCTGTGTGTTGCGACCCAAGAGTCGCGGTTCGGTTACTTTGGCCTCGAGTGATCCGATGGCCGATCCGGTAATTGACCTGAATTTCCTGGGCGAAGAAGATGATCTGAATGTCTTGCTCAAAGGCTATAAGATCACGCGTGAAATTCTGCATAGCAAGGCACTGCATGGAACCACCGGAAAAGAGGTTTACACCAAGGGTTCAATGAGTGATGATGAATTGGCCTACTGGATGCGTCAGCGCGCCGATACGGTTTATCATCCGGTAAGCAGTTGTCGTATGGGCAATTCCGATATGGACGTGGTGGATGCAAAGCTGCGTGTCCACGGAGTTGAGAATCTGCGCGTGGTAGATGCCTCCATCATGCCAACCCTGATCGGCGGCAACACCAATGCGCCAAGTATCATGATCGCTGAAAAAGCGGCGGACATGATATTGTCGCATCAGTAA
- a CDS encoding aldehyde dehydrogenase family protein: MQANNVVQIPTAHNSSLAEIDRIFALQQNQAIKLRTSTYKDRLALLNRFETVFNNAKQKMYDAAFADYGKTEAEVDLTEIFAVTAELKHTKRHLKKWMKPQKVRPTLASLGTQAKIIKEPKGVCLVISPWNYPYNLSFGPMLTALAAGNTVMLKPSELTPNMSRVIREIVEESFSPEMVSVFEGDVDVAAHLTNLPFDHIFFTGSPAVGKIVMGAAAKHLTSVTLELGGKSPTIVDQSADIKKAARNISWGKFANNGQTCIAPDYLFVHDAVKDEFISEFKHNLQKLYGDSEKIQENPDYCRIVNNRHFNRVNNILEDAIENGATLINGGQKDAATNFIAPTVLSDVTPESKILQEEIFGPLLPIMSYSDIKQVVDYINDKPKPLALYVYSKDNAVINKVLSETSSGDACINHNMVQFLHLNLPFGGVNNSGIGKAHGDYGFKAFSHERSVLRDRFSTTHMFFPPYKNSVKKMIKQAIKYFT, translated from the coding sequence ATGCAAGCTAATAATGTAGTTCAAATACCAACGGCACATAACAGTAGTCTGGCCGAGATCGATAGAATATTTGCACTTCAACAGAATCAAGCGATTAAATTACGCACCAGCACTTACAAAGACCGACTTGCTCTTTTGAATCGTTTTGAAACGGTATTTAATAATGCCAAACAAAAAATGTACGATGCGGCGTTTGCGGATTATGGCAAAACCGAAGCCGAAGTCGATCTCACCGAAATATTTGCCGTGACCGCCGAATTGAAACACACCAAGCGGCATTTGAAAAAATGGATGAAACCACAAAAAGTTCGTCCAACCCTGGCATCCCTTGGCACCCAGGCCAAGATCATCAAGGAGCCCAAAGGCGTGTGTTTGGTGATCTCACCCTGGAATTATCCGTATAATCTGTCGTTCGGGCCTATGCTAACCGCGCTTGCTGCAGGTAATACTGTGATGTTAAAGCCGTCGGAACTGACACCGAATATGTCGAGAGTGATTCGAGAGATTGTTGAAGAGTCGTTTTCACCGGAAATGGTCAGTGTGTTTGAGGGAGACGTTGATGTGGCTGCACATCTGACCAACTTGCCCTTCGATCACATATTTTTCACCGGTAGTCCAGCAGTCGGCAAGATCGTCATGGGGGCTGCTGCCAAGCACCTGACCTCAGTCACACTGGAACTTGGCGGCAAAAGCCCGACTATTGTGGACCAAAGTGCTGACATCAAAAAAGCGGCGCGCAATATTTCCTGGGGCAAGTTTGCCAATAACGGCCAGACCTGTATCGCACCGGATTACTTATTTGTGCACGACGCGGTTAAAGACGAATTTATTTCTGAATTTAAACACAACTTACAAAAGTTGTATGGCGATAGTGAAAAGATCCAGGAAAACCCGGATTACTGCCGAATCGTGAATAATCGCCACTTCAATCGGGTGAACAATATTCTTGAAGATGCTATCGAGAATGGTGCCACGCTGATCAATGGTGGTCAGAAAGATGCCGCCACAAATTTTATTGCGCCAACCGTTTTAAGTGATGTGACTCCGGAGTCCAAGATCCTGCAAGAAGAGATCTTTGGCCCGCTTCTGCCGATCATGTCCTATTCGGATATCAAGCAGGTGGTTGACTACATCAATGACAAACCCAAGCCCTTGGCCTTATATGTGTACAGTAAAGACAACGCGGTGATCAATAAGGTCTTATCCGAAACCTCGTCAGGTGACGCCTGCATTAATCACAATATGGTGCAATTCCTGCATTTGAACCTGCCATTTGGCGGCGTGAATAACAGCGGCATTGGTAAAGCCCATGGCGATTACGGTTTTAAAGCCTTTTCGCATGAACGCAGTGTGTTACGTGACCGTTTCAGCACCACGCACATGTTCTTTCCGCCGTACAAGAACAGCGTGAAAAAAATGATCAAGCAGGCCATTAAGTACTTTACCTGA
- a CDS encoding cytochrome b, giving the protein MSEYDPVKPVSYPLSRVILHWLIALTIIGLFVSGLWIVRMDYYDALYTLIPHWHKSIGLILMFILVLSVFLRRLTPKPEYDASLKAYERIIAGIVQSLMSILCFAVIISGYFITSANGDPVSVFNWFELPAYPLNVKNQEDIAGELHEIMAFALIGLAMLHAGAALYHHFGKKDRTLLK; this is encoded by the coding sequence ATGAGTGAATACGATCCAGTAAAACCAGTCTCCTATCCATTATCACGCGTCATTCTACATTGGTTAATCGCATTAACTATCATAGGACTTTTTGTCAGTGGTTTATGGATAGTGAGAATGGATTATTATGATGCACTGTATACACTGATTCCGCATTGGCATAAAAGCATCGGTTTGATTTTGATGTTTATTCTTGTTTTGAGTGTGTTCCTGCGGCGACTCACCCCAAAACCCGAGTATGATGCGTCTTTAAAAGCGTACGAACGCATAATTGCTGGAATCGTGCAATCCTTAATGTCCATACTCTGTTTCGCTGTGATTATTAGCGGCTATTTTATTACCAGTGCTAACGGCGACCCGGTCAGTGTGTTTAACTGGTTCGAATTACCCGCTTATCCGCTGAATGTGAAAAATCAGGAAGACATAGCCGGTGAATTACATGAGATCATGGCATTTGCTTTAATCGGTTTGGCGATGTTGCATGCAGGAGCTGCTTTATATCACCACTTCGGAAAAAAAGACCGTACACTGTTAAAAAT